TCAGCTGTTTCTACCATTGTCCTTGAACTACTTGATATTTGTGGTCAGTGGAAAAGGCCGCGGTGTCGAAATAATTATAGCCGGAATGCCCGAAAGTGGTATCTACATCCAGCCAGCGTTGGGATTGGGAGTCGTACACCTGATTCCAGGCGTGATCTCCCCAGGAGGAACCGTTGTAACCCAGTCCGGTGACAAAACGAACCTGGAGGTCAGTCGCTTGACACATGGAGATGTACAGGCAGGCGTAGTCAAAGCAGATGCCTTCCCGCTGTTCAAAGGTGACGATAGAGCCGGATTCCAAGTGAGACGCATTGTCCACGATAAGAGCTGCCTTTGCCTTATCATACTGAATGCTCTGGCTGACCCACTGATATAGCAGGTAGGCCTTTTCTCGGTCCTCGGTGGCTGTGCCGACGATTTCCCGAGCTTTGGCATCGATTGCTTCATTAGAGCGGATGGCTTCATCCAGAGTCATACCATTAAAATATTTGATGACAGGAACTTTCCAGTAGTTGGAATTTCCACCGTCTTCACTGCGCCGGGCAAAATCTTCTTCGGCTTTTTTAAAAGAGTCATTGAAGAGCACGGGTAACTGCTGGACCGCTTCGGTGCGGAGCAGGGGTTGGAGGAGACGGGTATCCATCAGCTGATAGGCAGCAGAGCGCTGAATATATTGATTGGCTGTGGGATTGTTGATGAAACCCGTGTAAAAATGAAGAAGCAGAGTCAATACTAGGACTAGGCAGACGGACTTTGGCAGCTGCCAAATCAGACTGAGGAAGCCTTTGGTCCAGTCTCCTAACCGGTCGAAGGTGCGGACGGCTCGGGTCGACAGGGGCTGGAGCAGCCAGCGGTGAAGGGGAAGTGTCAGCAGTTCCAACAGCCAGAGCATAACCGCCAGAACGACAAACAAAGCCAGCACCCGGGCGGCGATATCGTGTTGGTAGCGGGTCAGCCAGTTCTGGAAGCCGGGTGCCAGAGACTGGATTAGGGTAAAAAGCTTGCCGCCTGCACCGGTAAAGAGGCCGT
The genomic region above belongs to Aminipila butyrica and contains:
- a CDS encoding transglutaminase-like domain-containing protein: MNLFDHINLITLLISAFFFMPLLTGLLHPISGSRIQQAFLSLLNSLLFILGLILAFQFTDGLFTGAGGKLFTLIQSLAPGFQNWLTRYQHDIAARVLALFVVLAVMLWLLELLTLPLHRWLLQPLSTRAVRTFDRLGDWTKGFLSLIWQLPKSVCLVLVLTLLLHFYTGFINNPTANQYIQRSAAYQLMDTRLLQPLLRTEAVQQLPVLFNDSFKKAEEDFARRSEDGGNSNYWKVPVIKYFNGMTLDEAIRSNEAIDAKAREIVGTATEDREKAYLLYQWVSQSIQYDKAKAALIVDNASHLESGSIVTFEQREGICFDYACLYISMCQATDLQVRFVTGLGYNGSSWGDHAWNQVYDSQSQRWLDVDTTFGHSGYNYFDTAAFSTDHKYQVVQGQW